A genomic window from Silene latifolia isolate original U9 population chromosome 11, ASM4854445v1, whole genome shotgun sequence includes:
- the LOC141612876 gene encoding F-box/FBD/LRR-repeat protein At5g53840-like: protein MDQNPSSELSAERKRWSSLPDDIISNILSRLDLPQNLVITISDTTFNITQSNKVKNIPEIIPILDNIFTVFTTPLLKTVSLHLHRDSYTYRSLDRAIDSWARRLRCSNVEHFKSTSNSRHYHKGGQVDAPSVFQIQSLVSLDLDLSTGGFAWTFPDSINLPNLKKLSSIFFNDDVKCIEKLLSSSPSLEDLTFTLIKESGCPKPSADGSLTIVGTNLTRLSITLHGFYGFEDFTRLNLHFDTPKLEHFNFTAPRLALSYNQIIRQFIDSISHVNSLVFDIAYNMMMPSSNPNIKTIFPNVTHLTWTLGRFERLETLPLLLPCPKLEVLVLKCVNSDNDVGVIPDAKTTLYEHMKRIELNMTRVRFDEEILKLTKYFLRSASCLEKLVLNASFTCTYDNCHLAEAARFHRSLLDCPRRSSFCEIEFLGVYHSLIYPPNFDSD, encoded by the coding sequence ATGGATCAAAACCCTAGCAGCGAACTAAGCGCAGAACGCAAAAGATGGAGCTCCCTTCCGGATGACATAATCTCCAACATCCTCTCTCGCCTCGATCTTCCTCAAAACTTAGTCATTACGATTTCCGACACTACTTTCAACATCACACAATCGAATAAAGTGAAGAATATACCCGAAATAATTCCCATTCTTGATAACATCTTTACCGTATTCACCACACCCTTACTCAAGACCGTCAGTCTACATCTTCACCGTGACTCGTATACATATCGTAGTTTAGACCGCGCTATAGACTCATGGGCTCGTCGACTACGTTGTAGTAATGTCGAGCACTTCAAGAGTACATCGAATAGTCGTCACTATCACAAGGGAGGTCAAGTGGACGCACCAAGCGTTTTCCAAATCCAATCGTTGGTATCACTTGACTTGGATTTAAGTACTGGTGGATTTGCATGGACTTTTCCTGATTCAATTAATCTTCCAAATTTGAAGAAACTTAGTTCGATTTTCTTCAACGACGACGTTAAATGCATTGAAAAGTTGTTGAGCTCTAGCCCATCACTTGAGGACTTGACCTTCACACTTATTAAAGAATCTGGATGCCCTAAACCTTCTGCAGACGGGTCTCTAACCATCGTGGGTACGAATTTAACCCGATTAAGTATTACATTACATGGATTCTATGGTTTCGAGGACTTTACTCGTCTTAATCTTCACTTCGATACCCCAAAACTAGAGCATTTCAATTTTACCGCTCCTCGGTTAGCTTTGTCGTATAATCAAATAATAAGGCAGTTCATTGATTCGATTTCACATGTCAACTCGCTTGTATTCGATATCGCTTATAATATGATGATGCCTTCCAGTAATCCTAATATTAAGACTATCTTCCCTAATGTGACTCATCTTACTTGGACTTTGGGTCGATTTGAACGATTGGAAACTTTGCCTTTATTGCTACCTTGTCCTAAATTGGAGGTTCTTGTGTTAAAATGTGTAAATTCTGACAATGATGTGGGTGTAATTCCGGATGCCAAAACTACGTTATATGAGCATATGAAGCGGATAGAGTTGAATATGACCAGGGTTCGATTCGACGAGGAAATTTTGAAGCTGACGAAATATTTCCTGAGGAGTGCATCGTGTTTGGAGAAGCTCGTCCTAAATGCTAGCTTTACGTGTACTTATGATAATTGTCACTTAGCAGAAGCAGCTCGATTTCATCGATCTTTATTGGATTGTCCAAGGCGTTCATCTTTCTGTGAAATCGAATTCTTAGGAGTATATCATTCTCTTATTTATCCACCAAATTTTGATTCTGACTAG
- the LOC141612878 gene encoding uncharacterized protein LOC141612878: protein MASQLPLATNQRPNVNQPDQFDSKPLWSHVKILVKPKQGGNRKWSCNYCKKIVTGSYTKVKGHLLKLPNHNVEKCLAISNEVLTELLQEHNLAESRKNRENEEAKKRQAYVTLPSGSDLVQPKKRKGTVTECFNMAERDDADKECARMIYACSLPFSLVVNPHFKRLRTTLLAQEKAHIDGLLQPFRDSWKKKGLSLCSDGWTDRQHHPLINMMAASGGGAMFLKAYDTSGKTKGADYVSSLFLETIEKVGANNVVQIITDNAANFKAAAMLIEGKYPHIFWTPCVVHSLNLALRSICDPTENSSNYDQCKWIPTMTAACQSIRQFVMQHSKALNIFNKYSKLTLLTIAETRFASHIIMCERLLEVKDALVRMILDDEWKMFRKTIYEKKADFVKECVLFDTWWDKVEYFLEFDPSNKFLRFTDTDTPCLHMVYDMWDSMIEDVRSIILKHEEKDLISGKSAFFDAIQIVFETRWNKSNTPLLCLAHSLVPKYYCQNWLDGGNSLTPRVAPNEDQEWMRGQARSP, encoded by the exons ATGGCATCTCAACTACCCTTAGCAACAAATCAACGACCTAATGTTAACCAACCTGATCAATTTGATTCAAAACCGTTATGGAGTCATGTCAAAATACTTGTAAAACCCAAACAAGGTGGAAATAGGAAATGGTCTTGCAACTATTGCAAAAAAATTGTCACTGGATCATACACAAAGGTTAAGGGCCATTTACTGAAGTTACCTAATCATAATGTCGAAAAATGCTTAGCTATTTCGAATGAAGTATTAACAGAACTCCTCCAGGAACACAACCTAGCCGAGTCGAGGAAGAACAGGGAGAACGAAGAAGCAAAAAAAAGGCAAGCGTATGTCACGCTGCCTTCTGGTTCTGATCTAGTTCAACCAAAGAAAAGAAAGGGGACAGTAACGGAATGTTTCAATATGGCCGAAAGAGATGATGCTGACAAAGAGTGTGCTCGAATGATCTACGCTTGTTCGTTGCCGTTTTCTCTAGTTGTAAATCCTCATTTCAAGCG GCTCAGAACCACCCTATTAGCACAAGAAAAGGCACACATCGATGGTCTACTTCAGCCTTTCCGAGACTCATGGAAAAAGAAGGGTCTCTCACTTTGCTCAGATGGCTGGACTGATAGGCAACATCACCCTCTGATTAACATGATGGCTGCTTCTGGAGGAGGCGCTATGTTCTTGAAAGCCTATGATACAAGTGGAAAAACAAAGGGTGCTGATTATGTTTCCAGTCTCTTCTTGGAAACAATTGAGAAGGTAGGAGCTAACAATGTTGTGCAAATCATCACCGATAATGCCGCAAATTTCAAAGCTGCCGCAATGCTTATCGAGGGTAAGTACCCTCACATTTTTTGGACTCCTTGCGTCGTACATTCTTTGAATTTAGCTCTTAGGTCTATATGTGATCCTACTGAAAATTCCAGCAATTATGATCAGTGTAAGTGGATCCCGACCATGACTGCAGCGTGTCAAAGTATCAGGCAGTTTGTTATGCAACATTCAAAGGCTTtaaatatttttaataaatataGCAAGCTTACTTTGTTAACCATAGCTGAAACACGATTTGCTTCACATATCATAATGTGCGAACGTTTGTTGGAAGTAAAAGACGCACTTGTTAGAATGATACTTGATGATGAATGGAAGATGTTTAGGAAAACTATATATGAGAAGAAAGCGGACTTTGTGAAAGAATGTGTATTATTTGATACATGGTGGGATAAAGTAGAGTACTTTTTGGAATTTGACCCCTCGAACAAATTCCTTAGGTTTACCGATACCGATACTCCGTGTTTACATATGGTTTATGACATGTGGGACTCGATGATTGAGGATGTTAGATCAATTATCCTCAAACATGAGGAGAAAGACTTGATAAGTGGAAAGTCTGCATTTTTTGATGCGATACAAATTGTGTTCGAGACCCGTTGGAACAAAAGCAATACACCCCTTCTTTGTTTGGCTCACTCATTGGTTCCGAAATATTATTGTCAAAATTGGTTGGATGGGGGGAACAGTTTAACTCCGAGGGTTGCCCCAAACGAAGACCAAGAG TGGATGCGAGGTCAGGCGAGGAGCCCTTGA
- the LOC141612879 gene encoding F-box/FBD/LRR-repeat protein At5g22660-like has product MEQHHRWSSLPDDIVFKIISHLNFPKEFVITISTTIFSIKQLYKNTAYNVNESRYWIIFDNLFNLFTTPVLDTFYLNLHYSFYKQPLCWPIIDTWAKRLHACNIRQFTIKKFSGCRYMKPVLPPSIFRMNSLLSLTLYFYFEEIAWSDQLSMVVLPNLKKLHLISSNYGLMEELISRCPSLEDLSLILNHDPQKNSISITSKKLKRLYINLHYYYYVSSSSILNVILDAPILEHYRYVAGSILSMQMLDSILNVKSLALRVEDYWDLKFYTSPKKTVFPNLSHLTLSLPSKIYLKIFDEQLLCCPNLKVLKLHFIIYNPMEMILNEDVKFVLVEPVKRLEVYMNDYRFSKQMANLVTWLLRSAKFTSNGVRLFHCNRVYDTTGVNCTVTANAVNARTPVPGNVLGIVPGKGNASVVSEHDITHKSNDKNAAHGRKPLMDNH; this is encoded by the exons ATGGAACAACACCATAGATGGAGCTCCCTTCCGGACGACATCGTCTTTAAAATTATCTCCCACCTTAACTTTCCTAAAGAGTTCGTCATTACCATTTCAACCACTATTTTTAGCATCAAACAGCTATACAAAAATACTGCATACAATGTTAATGAGTCTCGTTACTGGATCATCTTCGATAACCTCTTCAATTTATTCACCACACCCGTACTCGATACTTTCTATCTTAATCTTCACTATAGCTTCTATAAACAGCCTCTTTGCTGGCCTATCATCGATACATGGGCTAAAAGACTGCATGCTTGTAACATCCGACAATTCACGATCAAAAAGTTCAGTGGTTGTCGATATATGAAACCCGTGTTGCCACCAAGTATTTTCCGAATGAATTCGTTGTTATCACTTACATTGTATTTCTATTTTGAGGAGATTGCTTGGAGTGATCAACTTTCCATGGTTGTTCTTCCAAACCTCAAGAAACTCCATCTAATTTCATCGAATTATGGACTTATGGAAGAGTTAATAAGTCGTTGCCCGTCACTTGAAGACCTATCCTTGATCCTTAATCACGATCCTCAGAAAAATTCAATATCAATCACAAGCAAGAAATTAAAGCGATTATACATAAatctacattattattattatgtgtcGTCGTCGTCTATCCTTAATGTTATTCTTGATGCTCCAATATTAGAGCATTATAGATATGTTGCTGGTTCCATATTATCAATGCAGATGTTGGATTCGATTTTGAATGTCAAGTCGCTTGCACTCCGTGTTGAAGATTATTGGGACCTGAAGTTTTACACTAGTCCTAAAAAGACCGTCTTCCCAAATTTGAGTCATCTTACGTTATCTTTGCCTTCTAAAATATATCTAAAAATATTTGATGAACAATTGCTGTGTTGTCCCAATCTGAAGGTTCTTAAGctacattttattatttataacCCCATGGAGATGATTTTGAATGAAGATGTCAAATTTGTGCTTGTTGAACCAGTGAAGCGCTTGGAGGTGTATATGAACGACTATCGATTTAGCAAACAAATGGCGAATCTAGTGACATGGTTGCTAAGAAGTGCCAAG TTTACATCTAATGGCGTTCGCTTGTTTCATTGTAATAGAGTTTATGATACAACTGGTGTGAACTGTACTGTTACTGCAAATGCTGTGAATGCAAGGACACCTGTGCCAGGGAATGTACTAGGAATTGTGCCAGGAAAAGGAAATGCATCAGTTGTATCAGAGCATGACATCACCCACAAAAGTAATGACAAGAATGCAGCACATGGGAGGAAGCCTCTAATGGATAATCACtag